One Streptomyces sp. SAI-135 DNA segment encodes these proteins:
- a CDS encoding alpha/beta hydrolase, which translates to MPRTTVDSATVHYRTEGQGPGLLLVHGTGATGDANYGHLLEEFTDHRTVILPDYAGSGGTTDDGGPLTLEQLADQVLGAADAATDESVDIVGFSLGALVAVMAAARRPERVRRLVLVAGWARNDDLRKRLGFTLWRRLADVDPELYSHYISLLLFTPGFLANLDEATFHEAVGGAAVDEGTLRQIELGLEADIRELLPKIGVPTLVVGCLHDQLVPVEHSRELHEAIPGSTYLEIESGHLVPAEAPDKLVDAIRTFLN; encoded by the coding sequence ATGCCCCGTACCACCGTCGACAGCGCGACCGTGCACTACCGCACCGAGGGGCAGGGCCCCGGACTGCTCCTGGTGCACGGCACCGGCGCCACCGGTGACGCCAATTACGGTCATCTGCTGGAGGAGTTCACGGACCACCGCACGGTGATCCTCCCCGACTACGCCGGCAGCGGCGGCACCACCGACGACGGCGGCCCGCTCACGCTGGAGCAGCTCGCGGACCAGGTCCTCGGTGCCGCCGACGCGGCCACCGACGAGTCCGTCGACATCGTCGGGTTCTCACTCGGCGCGCTCGTCGCCGTCATGGCCGCGGCCCGGCGTCCCGAGCGGGTGCGCCGACTGGTGCTGGTGGCCGGCTGGGCCCGCAACGACGATCTGCGCAAGCGCCTCGGGTTCACCCTCTGGCGGCGGCTGGCCGACGTCGATCCGGAGCTGTACTCGCACTACATCAGCCTGCTGCTCTTCACGCCGGGCTTCCTGGCGAACCTGGACGAGGCCACGTTCCACGAGGCCGTGGGCGGCGCCGCGGTCGACGAGGGCACGCTGCGCCAGATCGAACTCGGCCTGGAGGCGGACATCCGCGAGCTCCTGCCGAAGATCGGCGTCCCCACGCTGGTCGTCGGTTGCCTGCACGACCAGCTGGTCCCGGTCGAGCACTCCCGGGAACTGCACGAGGCGATCCCCGGAAGCACCTACCTGGAGATCGAGAGCGGCCACCTGGTGCCGGCCGAGGCGCCGGACAAGCTGGTGGACGCCATCCGGACCTTCCTGAACTGA
- a CDS encoding MFS transporter, with protein MSGGAGARDRVDASAAVRLAVLASATFVYVTFEVFPVGLLQDIARDLDVPAGRVGLLISGYALVAAVVTVPTVALASRVSRGTALVVSLLVLVVAEVLAGFATSFAMMVVSRVAAALTHGVLWSLIAPAAATLVPRHRVGTATAAVFGGSTLAAIVGSPGTTLIGELIGWRATALVLAAATVAVTVGLVWALGLYGRTRPAAAGAPGTEAGTGDPDGTAGAGQQGAHWPRVLTLCAVAVVLISAHFLSYTYFAVLVTEVTGTSAATVGLLAVFGCAGAVGTWLVGRYNDTVPRRTASVTIAVFAVGVGLLAVASVLGGGVLARGTAAAVAVALWGGAFAAAGPVFQTGVMRLAGPEADRASSVYVTGFQVGIASGSALGAVLLGRSALWLPVGSTVLVALVLLVVLVRRPVPTADVPDNQHVTVRL; from the coding sequence ATGAGCGGCGGGGCAGGGGCCCGCGACCGTGTCGACGCGTCGGCCGCCGTGCGGCTGGCCGTCCTGGCGAGCGCCACGTTCGTCTATGTGACCTTCGAGGTCTTCCCGGTCGGGCTCCTCCAGGACATCGCCCGCGATCTCGACGTCCCGGCCGGCCGGGTGGGGCTGCTGATCAGCGGTTACGCCCTGGTCGCCGCCGTCGTCACGGTACCGACGGTCGCGCTGGCCTCCCGGGTCTCGCGCGGAACCGCCCTGGTGGTCTCCCTCCTCGTCCTCGTGGTCGCCGAGGTGCTCGCCGGGTTCGCCACGAGCTTCGCGATGATGGTGGTCAGCCGGGTGGCCGCGGCCCTGACGCACGGTGTGCTCTGGTCGCTGATCGCCCCGGCCGCGGCGACGCTGGTACCGCGGCACCGCGTGGGCACCGCGACCGCGGCCGTGTTCGGCGGTTCCACCCTCGCCGCGATCGTCGGCAGTCCCGGGACGACCCTCATCGGCGAGCTGATCGGCTGGCGCGCCACGGCCCTGGTGCTGGCGGCGGCCACCGTGGCCGTGACCGTCGGCCTGGTGTGGGCCCTCGGGCTGTACGGCCGCACCCGGCCGGCGGCGGCCGGTGCGCCGGGGACGGAGGCGGGGACCGGGGATCCGGACGGCACGGCCGGCGCCGGGCAGCAGGGAGCGCACTGGCCCCGCGTCCTGACGCTGTGTGCCGTGGCCGTCGTACTGATCAGCGCGCACTTCCTGAGCTACACCTACTTCGCCGTCCTCGTCACCGAGGTCACCGGCACGTCCGCCGCGACGGTCGGGCTGCTGGCGGTCTTCGGCTGCGCGGGGGCCGTGGGCACCTGGCTGGTGGGCCGGTACAACGACACGGTCCCCCGGCGGACGGCGTCCGTGACCATCGCGGTGTTCGCCGTGGGGGTCGGGCTGCTGGCGGTCGCGTCGGTGCTGGGCGGCGGTGTCCTGGCGCGGGGCACGGCGGCCGCTGTCGCCGTCGCCCTGTGGGGCGGTGCGTTCGCCGCGGCCGGACCGGTCTTCCAGACGGGCGTGATGCGCCTGGCGGGCCCGGAGGCCGACCGTGCCTCCTCCGTCTACGTCACCGGCTTCCAGGTCGGGATCGCGAGCGGCTCGGCCCTGGGTGCCGTGCTGCTCGGCCGGTCGGCGCTGTGGCTGCCGGTCGGCTCGACGGTGCTGGTGGCGCTCGTGCTGCTGGTCGTCCTGGTGCGGCGCCCGGTGCCGACGGCCGACGTGCCCGACAACCAGCACGTCACAGTGCGCCTTTAG
- a CDS encoding alcohol dehydrogenase catalytic domain-containing protein: MKVIQLTAPRTLSVTETAPPEPGPGEVLVRVGLLGLCGTDLGFYDGSSNYLRDGLKSYPFVLGHEWTGTVVGAGPGTGPDLLGRRVSGHNFRVCGRCAHCRAGRIRSCPDRSEIGVLGPRPGAGAQLITAPVDTLTRIPDGLSDAAGALLEPTAAAAHAVDRLTVTASDRVAVLGAGTLGLAAAQITRAIGADTLVLDPQPAARALAAELGLRAQDAPGGSDAEAYDAVIEASGSAAGVRAAVRLVASGGRIAQLGTPHRTVDGFDAAALVIRDVTLHGVLSGIGYWDRLVGLVESGAVDLDALVDRVFPLEELDAAFAHLADGGRDRPKVLVRIDPALAAADRA, translated from the coding sequence ATGAAAGTCATCCAGCTCACCGCCCCCCGCACGCTGTCGGTCACCGAGACCGCACCGCCCGAGCCAGGCCCCGGCGAAGTCCTCGTCCGGGTGGGCCTGCTCGGCCTGTGCGGCACCGACCTCGGCTTCTACGACGGCAGCAGCAACTACCTGCGCGACGGGCTGAAGAGCTACCCGTTCGTCCTCGGCCACGAATGGACCGGCACCGTCGTCGGGGCCGGCCCCGGGACCGGCCCGGACCTCCTCGGCCGGCGGGTGTCGGGGCACAACTTCCGTGTCTGCGGCCGGTGCGCGCACTGCCGGGCCGGACGTATCCGGTCCTGCCCCGACCGCAGCGAGATCGGCGTGCTGGGCCCCCGGCCGGGCGCCGGGGCGCAGCTGATCACCGCCCCGGTGGACACCCTCACCCGGATCCCCGACGGCCTGTCCGACGCGGCGGGCGCCCTGCTGGAGCCGACGGCCGCCGCGGCGCACGCCGTGGACCGGCTCACCGTGACCGCGTCCGACCGGGTGGCGGTGCTGGGCGCCGGCACCCTCGGGCTCGCCGCGGCACAGATCACCCGGGCGATCGGGGCGGACACCCTCGTCCTCGACCCGCAGCCCGCGGCCCGTGCGCTCGCCGCCGAGCTGGGCCTGCGCGCCCAGGACGCCCCGGGCGGGTCCGATGCGGAGGCGTACGACGCGGTGATCGAGGCGTCCGGCAGCGCGGCGGGCGTCCGCGCCGCCGTCCGGCTGGTCGCGTCGGGCGGGCGCATCGCCCAGCTGGGCACGCCCCACCGCACCGTCGACGGCTTCGACGCGGCTGCGCTGGTGATCCGGGACGTGACCCTGCACGGCGTGCTGTCCGGCATCGGCTACTGGGACCGGCTCGTCGGCCTCGTCGAGTCCGGGGCGGTGGACCTCGACGCCCTCGTCGACCGGGTCTTTCCGCTGGAGGAGCTGGACGCCGCCTTCGCCCACCTCGCGGACGGCGGCCGGGACCGCCCCAAGGTCCTCGTCCGGATCGACCCGGCGCTCGCCGCCGCCGACCGGGCATGA
- a CDS encoding TIM barrel protein: MTGAPAATASSTAARTPMGPAPAVAAPQWRIDTDRRAAARTALAAGADQLHLDYGGAHRGPPLSDPVALRAAEAVTRRLPVPVLAVNHLNDIGLAHEKGVPNPAAVELLRHAADCALRLGVAVLHVPGFRRSLPHGAGIRAGTVEALRGVCAQLAGTDLLVAYESPLDARESLALARAVDHPALRLVLDTGNLCDAGLRPLDFAEAVAAAGLLLPFVHVKDGSGTTAPSAGDLPALLRASGARSVLVENDYRHTPARLREDIALCRRAADPRPPEEAPFKDAP, encoded by the coding sequence ATGACCGGAGCACCCGCGGCCACGGCGTCGAGCACAGCCGCCCGCACACCCATGGGTCCCGCCCCGGCCGTCGCCGCCCCGCAGTGGCGGATCGACACCGACCGCCGGGCGGCAGCGCGCACCGCGCTCGCGGCGGGAGCCGACCAACTGCACCTGGACTACGGCGGCGCCCACCGCGGCCCCCCGCTGAGCGACCCCGTCGCACTGCGGGCGGCCGAGGCCGTCACCCGACGACTCCCGGTGCCCGTGCTCGCCGTGAACCACCTCAACGACATCGGGCTCGCACACGAGAAGGGCGTACCCAACCCCGCGGCGGTGGAGCTCCTGCGGCACGCCGCGGACTGCGCCCTGCGCCTCGGAGTCGCCGTGCTCCATGTGCCCGGATTCCGGCGCAGCCTGCCGCACGGCGCGGGCATCCGGGCCGGCACGGTGGAGGCGCTGCGCGGTGTGTGCGCCCAGCTCGCCGGGACGGACCTGCTGGTCGCCTACGAGTCCCCGCTGGACGCGCGGGAGTCGCTGGCGCTGGCCCGTGCGGTGGACCATCCGGCCCTGCGCCTGGTCCTGGACACCGGCAACCTGTGCGACGCGGGTCTGCGGCCGCTCGATTTCGCCGAGGCGGTCGCGGCGGCCGGACTGCTGCTGCCGTTCGTCCACGTCAAGGACGGTTCCGGTACGACGGCGCCCTCGGCCGGTGACCTCCCGGCCCTGCTCAGGGCGTCCGGCGCCCGCTCGGTGCTCGTCGAGAACGACTACCGGCACACCCCCGCCCGGCTGCGCGAGGACATCGCCCTGTGCCGCCGTGCGGCGGACCCCCGCCCTCCCGAGGAAGCCCCCTTCAAGGACGCGCCATGA
- a CDS encoding alcohol dehydrogenase catalytic domain-containing protein, translated as MSAATHRALVRRPPDGSGRTLVEVAEVPLPRLEPGDALLAPATVGICGTDWQILRGLRDDPTPVLGHEGVAYVVEPGDSGLAEGTAVTVNPTHPHDPSFLLGHNLPGLWAERTRIPATAVRAGLVVPVPEDAARPRVAALAEPLASALYGMRIARHAVRPAALVVWGDGIVGRLARDLWRSELPGLHCLLVGHGPDATDPADPELPGLLAALPSPVVAVITTPRTGTREALTALDRQVPGTLLVDVHAGLEPGPLPLTAGDIDVAAIRAANCGGTPWPPRVEEFQRPHGRLLLCGHRGVGDGHLRHAVDLLRTTPALGARVLTHRVGPEEAADLVNTVLVSGTREATGHRVLKTAIDMGGRP; from the coding sequence GTGAGCGCCGCGACCCACCGTGCCCTCGTACGCCGGCCGCCCGACGGATCCGGCCGCACCCTGGTCGAGGTGGCCGAGGTGCCCCTGCCCCGGCTCGAACCGGGCGACGCCCTGCTCGCACCGGCGACCGTCGGCATCTGCGGCACCGACTGGCAGATCCTGCGCGGCCTGCGCGACGACCCCACCCCGGTCCTCGGCCACGAAGGTGTCGCGTACGTGGTCGAACCCGGGGATTCGGGTCTGGCGGAGGGCACGGCGGTCACCGTGAACCCCACGCACCCGCACGACCCGTCCTTCCTCCTCGGCCACAACCTCCCCGGCCTGTGGGCGGAACGCACCCGCATCCCGGCCACGGCCGTTCGCGCCGGCCTGGTCGTCCCGGTGCCCGAGGACGCCGCGCGGCCGCGGGTGGCCGCCCTCGCGGAACCGCTCGCCTCGGCCCTGTACGGGATGCGGATCGCGCGTCACGCGGTGCGGCCCGCCGCCCTGGTCGTCTGGGGCGACGGCATCGTGGGACGGCTCGCGCGCGATCTGTGGCGGAGCGAACTCCCGGGGCTGCACTGCCTCCTCGTGGGGCACGGCCCCGACGCCACCGACCCGGCCGACCCGGAGCTGCCGGGGCTGCTGGCCGCTCTGCCCTCCCCGGTCGTGGCGGTGATCACCACACCGCGCACCGGCACCCGGGAGGCGCTCACGGCGCTGGACCGGCAGGTGCCGGGCACACTCCTGGTCGACGTCCACGCCGGCCTCGAACCGGGGCCGCTCCCGCTGACCGCCGGTGACATCGACGTCGCCGCGATCCGCGCGGCCAACTGCGGTGGCACCCCCTGGCCACCGCGCGTCGAGGAGTTCCAGCGGCCGCACGGCAGGCTCCTGCTCTGCGGTCACCGCGGAGTCGGCGACGGCCATCTGCGGCACGCCGTCGACCTGCTGCGCACCACCCCGGCCCTCGGTGCGCGGGTGCTGACCCACCGGGTCGGACCGGAGGAGGCCGCCGACCTCGTCAACACCGTTCTCGTCTCGGGCACACGCGAGGCCACCGGGCACCGCGTCCTGAAGACGGCGATCGACATGGGGGGCCGCCCATGA
- a CDS encoding ROK family protein, with protein MTNTVTPAVAPLASASRPAAPTPDRAPAPPVFAADVGGTWVRMRTGGPEEPVERVPSPSRLRHPERSVPRLRAELVGLLCDRVPAGARAALSFGAAVDHLTGTVYGSAPLWGEERAPYDVAAELGRRRPDVTWHLVNDVTAALLDFAAVHAPPGVRRVAYLTVSSGIALRTADLEQRRIPVDDRGLQGEVGHLPGAFTAPGSDVLTGLPCECGARDHLASVASGPGLARTAERLGLARPAQVADWLPGALAADDPGARRLLELCAAPVAGLLRTMWCLDPHLDLIGIGGGVAEGLAGPYAAEIRRLLAAPTSYADRGRDDAWLDERLVFCAPGQVDPLRGAQRVADWRPGITR; from the coding sequence GTGACGAACACCGTCACGCCCGCCGTAGCGCCCCTGGCGTCCGCGAGCCGCCCGGCCGCACCCACCCCCGACCGGGCCCCCGCGCCCCCCGTCTTCGCCGCGGACGTCGGCGGTACGTGGGTGCGCATGCGCACCGGTGGGCCGGAGGAGCCGGTGGAGCGGGTGCCGTCACCGAGTCGGCTGCGTCACCCGGAGCGTTCCGTCCCCCGGTTGCGGGCGGAGCTCGTCGGCCTGCTGTGCGACCGGGTGCCGGCCGGGGCCCGAGCCGCGCTGTCCTTCGGCGCGGCCGTCGACCACCTGACCGGCACGGTGTACGGGTCGGCGCCGCTGTGGGGCGAGGAGAGGGCCCCGTACGACGTGGCCGCCGAGCTGGGACGCCGTAGGCCCGACGTCACCTGGCACCTCGTCAACGACGTCACCGCCGCGCTGCTGGACTTCGCCGCCGTGCACGCCCCGCCGGGCGTCCGGCGCGTGGCCTATCTGACCGTCAGCAGCGGCATCGCGCTGCGCACGGCGGATCTGGAACAGCGCCGGATACCGGTCGACGACAGGGGCCTGCAGGGCGAGGTGGGCCACCTCCCGGGCGCGTTCACCGCCCCCGGCTCGGACGTCCTCACGGGCCTGCCCTGCGAGTGCGGCGCGCGGGACCACCTCGCCTCGGTCGCCTCCGGCCCGGGGCTCGCGCGGACGGCGGAGCGGCTCGGGCTGGCCCGGCCCGCGCAGGTGGCCGACTGGCTCCCCGGCGCGCTCGCCGCCGACGACCCCGGCGCGCGGCGGCTGCTGGAGCTGTGCGCCGCCCCGGTCGCCGGACTGCTGCGCACCATGTGGTGCCTCGATCCGCACCTCGACCTGATCGGGATCGGCGGCGGGGTCGCCGAGGGGCTCGCCGGGCCCTACGCGGCCGAGATCCGCCGCCTGCTCGCCGCCCCCACGTCCTACGCCGACCGGGGCCGCGACGACGCCTGGCTCGACGAGCGGCTCGTGTTCTGCGCGCCCGGACAGGTCGACCCGCTGCGCGGCGCACAGCGCGTCGCGGACTGGCGCCCCGGGATCACGCGGTGA
- a CDS encoding HAD-IA family hydrolase, producing the protein MPQLHATALLFDMDGTLVDSTALVESTWAGFCERHRLDLAEVLDFAHGRPTRETVGHFLPDPDLAAAETRRLVAHEESETTGITEVPGARALLTALPPHTWAVVTSAGRRLAEVRMAAAGLPLPGILVSADEVTRGKPDPEGYLSAAAQLGCPPQDAVVVEDSGAGVRAGLAACGRTVVIGALDTYDDVAPRWTDFRGFVVEPSRAGVPGVLLDVPEPVAAGQVVAR; encoded by the coding sequence TTGCCTCAACTGCACGCCACAGCCCTGCTGTTCGACATGGACGGCACCCTCGTGGACTCCACCGCCCTGGTCGAGTCCACCTGGGCCGGATTCTGCGAACGGCACCGCCTCGATCTCGCGGAGGTGCTGGACTTCGCCCACGGCCGCCCCACCCGGGAGACCGTCGGCCACTTCCTCCCCGACCCGGACCTGGCGGCGGCGGAGACCCGGCGCCTCGTCGCCCACGAGGAGTCCGAGACCACGGGCATCACCGAGGTCCCGGGCGCGCGGGCGCTGCTCACCGCCCTGCCGCCGCACACCTGGGCCGTCGTCACCTCCGCCGGTCGCCGGCTCGCGGAGGTCCGGATGGCCGCGGCCGGGCTCCCACTGCCCGGGATCCTGGTCAGCGCCGACGAGGTGACCCGCGGCAAGCCGGACCCCGAGGGCTATCTGAGCGCCGCGGCCCAGCTCGGCTGCCCCCCGCAGGACGCGGTGGTCGTCGAGGACTCGGGCGCGGGGGTGCGGGCCGGACTCGCCGCCTGCGGACGCACGGTGGTCATCGGCGCCCTGGACACGTACGACGACGTGGCACCGCGCTGGACCGACTTCCGCGGCTTCGTGGTCGAACCGTCGCGGGCCGGCGTCCCCGGCGTCCTGCTGGACGTACCCGAGCCGGTCGCCGCGGGCCAGGTGGTCGCGAGGTGA
- a CDS encoding SDR family oxidoreductase — protein sequence MSAPDRTPATAVVVGGSTGIGRGIADAWAAQGIETHVFSRSRPAGPDGDRLVWHRTDLRDTEQAAESLRSGLPDRVDLVCYSAVYFTSRRDPFTRTTEADWLDQFAVNVHGLARTLRATLPALREAAPGLFLHVSSEVVYNAGPHRSGYAATKAAADSLIRSVAQEIDPAEVTFVQTLPAGMVDTPGIRARRPADFDYRGYMAPAAFAPLAVELARTRGVPYAGEALVVHEDATWSSVAEDLPVSQSRPLADVRA from the coding sequence ATGAGCGCGCCGGACCGCACGCCCGCCACAGCCGTCGTGGTCGGCGGATCGACCGGGATCGGGCGCGGCATCGCCGACGCCTGGGCCGCGCAAGGGATCGAGACGCACGTCTTCAGCCGCAGCCGTCCGGCCGGCCCCGACGGCGACCGGCTGGTGTGGCACCGCACCGACCTGCGCGACACCGAGCAGGCTGCGGAGAGCCTGCGCTCCGGCCTGCCGGACCGCGTCGATCTGGTCTGCTACTCCGCCGTCTACTTCACCTCCCGGCGCGATCCGTTCACCCGGACGACCGAGGCCGACTGGCTCGACCAGTTCGCCGTCAACGTGCACGGCCTGGCCCGGACCCTGCGGGCCACGCTCCCGGCGCTGCGCGAGGCGGCACCGGGACTGTTCCTGCACGTGTCGTCCGAGGTCGTGTACAACGCGGGCCCGCACCGCTCCGGTTACGCCGCCACCAAGGCCGCCGCCGACTCCCTGATCCGGTCGGTCGCGCAGGAGATCGACCCCGCCGAGGTGACGTTCGTCCAGACACTGCCCGCGGGCATGGTCGACACCCCGGGCATCCGTGCCCGGCGGCCCGCCGACTTCGACTACCGCGGCTACATGGCACCGGCCGCCTTCGCGCCGCTGGCCGTGGAGCTCGCCCGCACCCGGGGCGTCCCGTACGCGGGCGAGGCGCTCGTCGTGCACGAGGACGCCACCTGGTCGTCCGTCGCCGAGGATCTGCCCGTTTCCCAGTCGCGTCCCCTCGCGGACGTCCGCGCGTAG
- a CDS encoding sedoheptulose 7-phosphate cyclase, which yields MHSGTQLAQGLRLAMGDSPAWTVEAVRQARYHVVSSDHLFARDNTTLLTGCPDAPLRSGERRLLVVDENVDALYGAQIREFFDFHGIRATVLTLRADETVKQWDAVCQVVDAMNDFGIDRRREPVMAIGGGVLTDIVGFAASIYRRGTPYIRIPTTLIGLVDAGVGVKTGVNYSTGKNRLGTYAPATVTFLDRSFLRSLDLRHISNGLAEILKMALIRSEKLFDLLESHGPAVRADRFQGTTGDLAGAADAIIAESIHLMLEELQPNLWESSLERCVDYGHTFSPTVEMHALPELLHGEAVVIDMALTTALSTLRGDVSEAQADRIFAVIRALGLPLWNDVLGDTSLLEHALQDTVRHRDGQQRLPLPLGIGRHRFVNDVTPAELREAARLLHGRAAELSPAASDEELVSA from the coding sequence ATGCACAGCGGTACCCAGCTCGCCCAGGGGCTCCGTCTGGCCATGGGTGACAGTCCGGCCTGGACGGTCGAGGCCGTACGTCAGGCGCGCTACCACGTCGTGAGCTCCGACCACCTCTTCGCGCGGGACAACACCACGCTGCTGACCGGCTGCCCGGACGCACCGCTGCGCTCCGGAGAGCGCCGCCTCCTCGTCGTCGACGAGAACGTGGACGCGCTCTACGGCGCTCAGATCAGGGAGTTCTTCGACTTCCACGGCATCAGGGCCACGGTCCTGACCCTGCGCGCCGACGAGACCGTGAAGCAGTGGGACGCGGTGTGCCAGGTCGTCGACGCGATGAACGACTTCGGGATCGACCGCCGCCGCGAGCCGGTCATGGCGATCGGCGGCGGGGTCCTCACCGACATCGTCGGCTTCGCGGCCAGCATCTACCGGCGCGGGACCCCGTACATCCGCATCCCCACGACGCTGATCGGCCTCGTCGACGCGGGCGTGGGCGTGAAGACCGGAGTCAACTACTCCACCGGCAAGAACCGCCTGGGCACCTACGCGCCCGCCACGGTCACGTTCCTGGACCGCTCGTTCCTGCGCAGCCTGGACCTGAGGCACATCAGCAACGGCCTGGCCGAGATCCTGAAGATGGCTCTCATCCGGTCCGAGAAGCTCTTCGACCTCCTGGAGTCGCACGGTCCCGCGGTGCGCGCCGACCGCTTCCAGGGCACCACCGGCGACCTCGCCGGTGCCGCCGACGCGATCATCGCCGAGTCCATCCACCTCATGCTGGAGGAACTGCAGCCCAACCTCTGGGAGTCGTCCCTGGAGCGCTGCGTGGACTACGGCCACACCTTCAGCCCGACCGTCGAGATGCACGCCCTGCCCGAGCTGCTGCACGGCGAGGCCGTCGTGATCGACATGGCCCTCACCACCGCGCTGTCCACGCTGCGCGGCGACGTCAGCGAGGCACAGGCCGACCGGATCTTCGCGGTGATCCGGGCGCTCGGACTGCCGCTCTGGAACGACGTGCTGGGCGACACCTCGCTGCTCGAACACGCGCTGCAGGACACCGTGCGCCACCGCGACGGGCAGCAGCGGCTGCCTTTGCCGCTGGGCATCGGACGGCACCGCTTCGTCAACGACGTCACCCCGGCCGAACTGCGCGAGGCCGCGCGGCTGCTGCACGGCCGCGCGGCGGAGCTGTCGCCCGCCGCCTCGGACGAGGAACTGGTGAGCGCATGA
- a CDS encoding NADP-dependent oxidoreductase: MRAVGLTRTGGPEVLEVLDLPEPEAADALVIETAAAAVNPVDLATRSGLIPTSLPAVLGWDLAGTVAHAPAGCGFRTGDRVLAMTAQLGTGVGSMAEYVAFDPGFVAPVPDGMKLEEAAALPLAGVTATQLLRRTPGRAGQRILLIGAQGGVGAHLAARLLDEPSTRTDLLVRPADLPAWQERRAGRPGEGAVLTDPAQVETGAYDIVIDAGGVPALFDAVRPQGAFLTITPFSAPDPAARPEVACTLIGVELDRDDLVSVAEAAARGIAPRQELTVLPFEDAAEAHRRLERGGFRGKLLLVP; this comes from the coding sequence ATGAGGGCCGTCGGCCTGACCAGGACGGGGGGACCGGAGGTCCTGGAAGTCCTCGACCTTCCGGAGCCGGAAGCCGCCGACGCCCTGGTGATCGAGACCGCCGCTGCCGCCGTCAATCCGGTGGACCTGGCGACCCGTTCCGGCCTGATCCCCACCTCCCTGCCCGCCGTGCTCGGCTGGGACCTCGCGGGCACCGTCGCGCACGCACCCGCCGGCTGCGGCTTCCGCACCGGCGACCGTGTCCTCGCGATGACGGCACAACTGGGCACGGGCGTGGGCAGCATGGCCGAGTACGTCGCCTTCGACCCGGGGTTCGTGGCGCCCGTGCCGGACGGCATGAAGCTCGAAGAGGCCGCGGCGCTGCCGCTGGCGGGCGTGACCGCGACCCAGCTGCTGCGCCGCACCCCGGGCCGCGCCGGACAGCGGATCCTGCTGATCGGCGCCCAGGGCGGCGTCGGCGCGCACCTCGCGGCCCGTCTCCTCGACGAGCCGTCCACGCGCACGGACCTGCTCGTCCGCCCCGCCGACCTGCCCGCGTGGCAGGAGCGGCGGGCCGGGCGGCCGGGCGAGGGCGCGGTGCTCACGGATCCCGCGCAAGTGGAGACCGGGGCCTACGACATCGTGATCGACGCCGGCGGCGTGCCCGCTCTGTTCGACGCCGTGCGGCCCCAGGGCGCCTTCCTCACCATCACCCCGTTCAGCGCCCCTGATCCGGCCGCCCGCCCCGAGGTCGCCTGCACGCTGATCGGAGTGGAGCTGGACCGGGACGACCTGGTGAGTGTCGCCGAGGCCGCGGCCCGCGGCATCGCACCGCGTCAGGAACTCACCGTGCTCCCGTTCGAGGACGCGGCCGAGGCCCACCGCCGCCTGGAGCGCGGCGGCTTCCGCGGCAAGCTCCTCCTGGTGCCCTGA
- a CDS encoding sirohydrochlorin chelatase codes for MKPVLLVIAHGSRDPRHAATVHALVRRVRALRPDVRVETGFLDFNIPSVQGVLESLAAEGVRDVVALPLLLTRAFHAKADIPAVLRDAPPQLRIRQAEVLGPSPLLLSALERRLYEAGLTPADKSSTGVVLASAGSTDPEAIAVIADIAREWRHTGWCAVRPAFASAALPRTEDVVRELRALGCARVAVAPYVLAPGFLPDRIARGAAEADVLADVLGPAPEVARVLLRRYASASARVLLPVSA; via the coding sequence ATGAAGCCCGTCCTCCTCGTCATCGCCCACGGCAGCCGCGACCCGCGGCACGCCGCGACGGTGCACGCCCTGGTACGCCGGGTGCGCGCGCTGCGTCCCGACGTGCGGGTGGAGACGGGCTTCCTGGACTTCAACATCCCTTCCGTGCAAGGGGTGCTGGAGTCCCTGGCGGCTGAAGGTGTCCGTGACGTCGTGGCGCTGCCGCTGCTGCTGACCCGCGCGTTCCACGCGAAGGCGGACATCCCCGCGGTGCTGCGGGACGCGCCGCCGCAGCTGCGGATCCGGCAGGCGGAGGTGCTGGGCCCGTCCCCGCTGCTCCTGTCGGCCCTCGAACGACGACTGTACGAGGCGGGGTTGACGCCCGCCGACAAGTCCTCGACCGGGGTCGTGCTGGCCTCGGCGGGGTCCACCGACCCGGAGGCGATCGCAGTGATCGCTGACATCGCGCGGGAGTGGCGGCACACCGGTTGGTGCGCCGTGCGGCCTGCGTTCGCCTCCGCGGCCCTGCCCCGCACCGAGGACGTGGTCCGCGAACTGCGGGCCCTGGGCTGCGCGAGGGTGGCCGTGGCGCCGTACGTCCTCGCCCCCGGTTTCCTGCCCGACCGCATCGCGCGCGGCGCGGCCGAGGCGGACGTCCTGGCCGACGTGCTGGGCCCCGCGCCGGAGGTGGCGCGGGTGCTGCTGCGGCGGTACGCCAGCGCCTCCGCACGGGTGCTGCTCCCGGTCAGCGCGTGA